CCAACCGCCGTTACTCGGGTGGTGTGTTCCGTGATGAGACCCTGTCCTCGGCTTGGGACGCCGATTGTCGGCTCGACTCCTCCTGGTGCTCTAGAAAGGAGAGTTCGCGCTGGGGGAACGGGATGGTGATCCCTTCCGCTGCGAACCGGTCATAGATACGCCGGTTGAGCTGATCGATCGCCCGTTTTTCGGTCAGCGGGTGGGCGATGTACACCTGCACCTCGAACAGAAGTGTGGAATCACCGAACTCGGAAAACAGGACGCGTGGCCGTGGTGAGTCCCGGACCATCGGCGCGTCCTCACAGACCGTGCTAGCGATCCGCTCGACGGTCTCGTAGTCGGTTCCGTACGCGACGGAGACGGGAACGTCGATCCGGATATGTCGCTGTGGTGCCGACTGGTTGACGACCTGGGTCGAGTTCAACACCGCGTTCGGGACGGTTACCATCGTGTTGTCCGGGGTCAACACCGTCGTCGACCGGATTCCGATGTCCGTTACGGTGCCCCGCGTGTCGTCTTCGAGTAAGACGACATCGCCGGGATGATACGTGTGGTCGAACGAGAGCGAGATTCCGCCGATCAGGTTTCTGATCGCGTCCTGGGCGGCAAAGCCGACGACCACGCCGAGAACACCGGCAGAGGCCAGAAACGGCGTTACTTGGAGGTTCCATACCTCGACGACGACCAGCACCCCGACGCCGACAACCGCGATCGTCCAGAAGTTCTGGAGGATCGGTGCGAACTCGTAGCGCTGTTCGCGCTCGTTCGCAACCTCGAGCCACTGCTCGCCGATCCGAATCGCAGCGCGTGCCCACACCACTGCCAGTGCCGTCAACACCACGTTACTGAGAAGTGATCGTGACGCAATGAGTCCGAACGCCTGGAGCACAAGGGAGCTACCGATGAACAGAATCGAGAGCGAGAGCGGCGTATAACTCTCCGTTGCGATCGCTCGCCGCAACGACGTAGACTCGTCGGTCGCCGATCGGTGAAGATACCAGCGACCACCCCAGTGGACGAGCCGTGACAACAGATACGTCGTCAGAAGAACCAACGAGAGCACAAACCACTCCCACTCGGGTAACGCCACTGCGAGGACGCCGGAGTCGAGGGAGGCAAGCCACGGCGGCCGTGCAAGGAGTGGGTCGTGCATTCGAACCGTCTCGATTAGTAGACTACTGTTTATACTATATTTATATGAACCAATCGGAAAGATTCATTACCTTAGTTAGTTGGGTTGAGATGAAATTGATCGGGCCACACAACGCTGGCTGTCGGCAGTGTCTCTATTCGACCGTGACGCTCTTCGCGAGGTTCCGCGGTTTGTCGATCGAGCGCTCCAGCCGGTTCGCGATCCAGTAGGACGCCAGCTGGAGCTGGACGTTCGCCAGGATCGGCGTCAGCGTCGGGTGGGAGGCGGGGACCTCCAGGACGTGATCGACCGAGTGGCGGACCCGCTCGGGAACGTCGGTGACCGCGATCACGGGCGCCCCTCGGGCCTGGACCTCCCTGACGTTGCCCAGGGTCTTCTCCAGGCGCGACCCCGCGGTCAGCAGCGCGAACACCGGCGTTTGCTCGGTCACCAACGCGAGCGGGCCGTGTTTGAGCTCGCCGGCGGCGAACCCCTCGGCGTGTTTGTACGTGATCTCTTTCATCTTCAGCGCGCCCTCGAGGGCGACCGGGGCGGTGTACTCCCGGCCGATGAAGAAGTAGGCGTCGGCGTCGACGTAGGCGTCGGCGATCGCCTGGGTCCGAGAGTCGTCCAGCACCCGCTGGATCTGGGCGGGCAGCTCGCGCAGCGCCTCGAGGAACGCGGGCTCGCGCTGGCCGACGAGCGCGCTGGTGACCATCGCCAGCGCGACCTGCTGGCTCGCGAACGTCTTCGTCGCCGCGACGCCGATCTCGGGGCCGGCCCGCACGTAACAGACGTGGTCGCACTCCCGGGCGGCCGAGCTCCCCACCGTGTTCGTCAGCGCCAACGTCACCGCGCCGGCGTCGTTCGCCTCCCGCAGGGCGCGCATCGTGTCCGCGGTTTCGCCGCTCTGGGTGACGCCGATCACCAGCGTCTCCGGGTCGACGGGAACGGTCGCGGCGCGGTACTCGCTGGCGAGAAACGCCTGGGCCGACACGCCACGTTCGCGCAGCAGCCGCGCCCCGTAGCGCGCGGCGTGATACGAGGTGCCACAGGCGACGAGCTGGACCCGCGTGGGCGCCTCGAGGGCGGCCAACGCCTCGAGGGAGAGCCGGCCCGCGTCGGCGTCGACCCGGCCCCGCAGACAGTTCCGGATCGCGCGGGGCTGTTCGTGGATCTCCTTTTTCATGTAGTGGTCGTAGCCGCCCTTGCCCGCGTCCTCGGGCTCCCAGTCGACCTCGTCGACCGTCGGCTCCACGACGGCCCCCGACGCGTCGGTGACGGTGACGCCGTCGGGCGTCAGCGTCGCGAACTCGCCGTCCTCGAGGTAGATGACGCGATCGGTGTACTCGATAAAGGCGGGCACGTCGCTCGCCAGGTAGGTGCCGGCGTCGCCGAGGCCGACGACCAGCGGTGACTCGTGGCGGGCGGCGTAAATGACGTCTGTGTCCTCGAACACCGCTGCAATGGCGTAACTGCCCTCGAGCCGGTCGACGACCTGGCGGAACGCTGTTTCACGGTCTTCACCAGCCGCGAGGCGTTCCTCGAGCAGGTGGGGGACGACCTCGGTGTCGGTCTCGCTGGTGAACGCGTGGCCGCGCGCGGCGAGCTCGTCGCGCAGCGTCTGGTAGTTCTCGATGATCCCGTTGTGGACGACCGCGACGCGGCCCTCACAGTCGGTGTGGGGGTGGGCGTTTTCGTCGGAGGGCCGCCCGTGGGTGCTCCAGCGGGTGTGACCCAGGCCGGCCGTCCCGTCGGGTTCCGCCGCGGGGAGGGCCGACTCGAGCGTCGCCACGTCGCCCTCGCGTTTGGTGACGGTTATCGGCTCCCCCGCGAGGGCGACGCCCGCCGAGTCGTACCCCCGGTACTCCAGCCCGTAGAGCCCGGTCAGCAGGATCTCACGCGTGTCCCCGTCCCCGGTGTAGCCGATGATCCCACACATCAGCTCTCCACCTGCCAATTAATTAGTTGTCCATTCGTGATAAGATGTAAGTTATAAATAGTCTGCACACTCGACATACTATTACTAACGGAGGTAATTCCGTTTATTTATTTCGGTTATTGCTAAGTGAAGAATCTCCGCCTGAGGACGGCCATGCGAGTGGTGCGAGGGGCTATCGCCCCCCGGCCACAGCGCACGACACTCGATCGGGTCCGGTCGTCCGAGTGCGCTGGCCTCGAGCATGGCTCCGACATCGGTATCAAGCGTCTGATAGCGTCCGGCGGCGCCACGAGTGGTCTCTTCAGACCTACATTCTGGTTTATAGATAAGACCATCCCGAGATTCGAGCGCGTAGCAGTTGATACGGGCTAGCCGGTGAGAGCTCGTCCGTTCGACCGACAACTAACCGATAGTAGTTGTATATTTGCTAGACAAGTTTCAATAGTGATCGGCCGAAGTATCACGATAGATGCGATGGGTCCTCGCTTGGCTCTCCTCGAGGTTGGACGGCTCGCAAACCGATGGAACGGCCGATCAAGAGCTACCACGGCAGACAGAGCTGGTCGAGGGGATCATCCGCGAACAGCTCGAGTTTACCCGGATCGATGAACAGCCCTACACTTATCCGACCGAGGCGGTCGCCGAGATAAAGCAACTCAAGCGCGAAAGACGCCACGACGAGGTCGAGGAGCTTCTCCTGTGGTGTATCGATTTCGTGGAAGCAGAAGCGGACGACAAGGGGTACGACGAGCCGCCACACGTGTACTATCGCCATCTGGCGATCGTCTATCGGAAGGAGTGCCGATACGAGGACGAGGTCGAACTGCTCGAGCGATATCTGCGGATCTGTGAGACCCTCGGCGGCGAGCCATCGACGGTCATGCGTGACCGACTCGAGCGCGCCCGCGAACTGGCCGACAACTAGACCAGTCCTCAAACGGGAGCGGTCGGTAGGCCGTAGTAGGTGTCAATCGGCCATCGGGACTGCGATGCTA
This genomic window from Natronococcus occultus SP4 contains:
- the glmS gene encoding glutamine--fructose-6-phosphate transaminase (isomerizing) — translated: MCGIIGYTGDGDTREILLTGLYGLEYRGYDSAGVALAGEPITVTKREGDVATLESALPAAEPDGTAGLGHTRWSTHGRPSDENAHPHTDCEGRVAVVHNGIIENYQTLRDELAARGHAFTSETDTEVVPHLLEERLAAGEDRETAFRQVVDRLEGSYAIAAVFEDTDVIYAARHESPLVVGLGDAGTYLASDVPAFIEYTDRVIYLEDGEFATLTPDGVTVTDASGAVVEPTVDEVDWEPEDAGKGGYDHYMKKEIHEQPRAIRNCLRGRVDADAGRLSLEALAALEAPTRVQLVACGTSYHAARYGARLLRERGVSAQAFLASEYRAATVPVDPETLVIGVTQSGETADTMRALREANDAGAVTLALTNTVGSSAARECDHVCYVRAGPEIGVAATKTFASQQVALAMVTSALVGQREPAFLEALRELPAQIQRVLDDSRTQAIADAYVDADAYFFIGREYTAPVALEGALKMKEITYKHAEGFAAGELKHGPLALVTEQTPVFALLTAGSRLEKTLGNVREVQARGAPVIAVTDVPERVRHSVDHVLEVPASHPTLTPILANVQLQLASYWIANRLERSIDKPRNLAKSVTVE
- a CDS encoding mechanosensitive ion channel family protein, with protein sequence MHDPLLARPPWLASLDSGVLAVALPEWEWFVLSLVLLTTYLLSRLVHWGGRWYLHRSATDESTSLRRAIATESYTPLSLSILFIGSSLVLQAFGLIASRSLLSNVVLTALAVVWARAAIRIGEQWLEVANEREQRYEFAPILQNFWTIAVVGVGVLVVVEVWNLQVTPFLASAGVLGVVVGFAAQDAIRNLIGGISLSFDHTYHPGDVVLLEDDTRGTVTDIGIRSTTVLTPDNTMVTVPNAVLNSTQVVNQSAPQRHIRIDVPVSVAYGTDYETVERIASTVCEDAPMVRDSPRPRVLFSEFGDSTLLFEVQVYIAHPLTEKRAIDQLNRRIYDRFAAEGITIPFPQRELSFLEHQEESSRQSASQAEDRVSSRNTPPE